The proteins below come from a single Benincasa hispida cultivar B227 chromosome 4, ASM972705v1, whole genome shotgun sequence genomic window:
- the LOC120075212 gene encoding remorin has protein sequence MRGRDENGYDNNGSKHEKAMGFEFHRGNGVNGSFHRRIVSAKSTPSKWDDAQKWIFGLPRGGEKGESKIKHRNSNADDLRLIAAVPQQEHEYLSGGDKRIEGQEENGGFASAMSSRNEAETKKMECDEPIWRINKPLESCKTVVRSVCVRDMGTDMTPIASQEPSRTATPVRATTPVLQSPITSGSSTPARPHHEMQATEDRQAGFASTAMVVKNQSSDQTLKMDSMETRAMAWDEAERAKHMARYKREEVKIQAWETSEKRKAESKMRKMEKKAEKMKAGAQEMLADKLAATRRIAEEKRANAEAKLNKKSVRTSEKADYIRRTGHLPSSFSFKLPSLCCW, from the exons ATGAGGGGAAGAGACGAGAATGGGTATGACAACAATGGATCAAAGCATGAAAAGGCTATGGGTTTTGAGTTTCATAGAGGAAATGGAGTTAATGGCAGTTTTCATCGCCGGATAGTCAGTGCTAAATCAACTCCATCGAAGTGGGACGATGCACAGAAATGGATTTTTGGGTTGCCACGAGGAGGAGAAAAAGGGGAGTCTAAAATCAAGCATAGAAACTCGAATGCTGATGACTTGCGGCTTATAGCTGCTGTGCCACAACAGGAGCATGAGTATTTGAGCGGTGGAGATAAAAGGATCGAAGGGCAAGAAGAAAATGGAGGATTTGCTTCTGCTATGAGTAGTCGAAACGAAGCAGAAACAAAGAAGATGGAATGCGATGAACCCATTTGGAGAATCAATAAGCCATTGGAGAGCTGCAAGACGGTGGTTAGATCTGTGTGTGTGAGGGACATGGGAACAGATATGACTCCCATAGCGAGTCAGGAGCCTTCAAGGACGGCTACTCCAGTTAGAGCCACAACCCCTGTTCTTCAAAGCCCTATAACTTCTGGATCTTCCACCCCAGCAAGGCCTCACCATGAGATGCAAGCCACTGAAGATCGTCAAGCAGGTTTTGCTTCTACCGCCATGGTGGTGAAAAACCAGAGCTCTGATCAGACTCTAAAGATGGACTCTATGGAAACTAGAGCAATGGCTTGGGATGAGGCAGAGCGAGCCAAGCATATGGCAAG GTATAAACGTGAAGAAGTGAAGATACAAGCATGGGAAACCAGCGAGAAGAGGAAAGCAGAGtcaaaaatgagaaaaatggag AAAAAGGCGGAGAAAATGAAAGCTGGTGCACAAGAGATGCTGGCAGATAAACTAGCAGCCACGAGAAGAATAGCTGAAGAGAAACGTGCAAATGCAGAGGCAAAACTAAATAAGAAATCTGTAAGAACTTCTGAAAAGGCTGATTATATTAGGAGGACTGGTCATTTgccttcttctttctccttcaaGTTGCCTTCTCTGTGCTGTTGGTAG